The following proteins are co-located in the Malus sylvestris chromosome 13, drMalSylv7.2, whole genome shotgun sequence genome:
- the LOC126595398 gene encoding uncharacterized protein LOC126595398 — translation MVSTRSTVQKLIPLNPELEQNLRRRRREQILQWVPPLQGTFLQPLNSGDLHSKGKMTFVIPEAGLPLGDSLTAHTTNIPSCITYPAVEEGSTFEIKQHMLNILPTFHGLSSDDPNMHIAEFLMGCKNILVRGFSAESIKLCLFPYTLKDQARRWLLTLPSGSITTWAQLSEIFLNKYYPASKTLDMRTQILSFAQKPNEEFHEAWERFKELIRKCPHPGINTTDQMHIFFRGLNMTTKTLVNASCGGSYKDKNAQEACLLFEKMAADTQQWAVEQPQSRSVFEMSNGSPYVPAQIEKMEKKLERFDAKFDMLLQRISGSQVVVQQPLQAACSICSLTNHDFLSCPHKDAYPEFIVEQVNSFNNFQRPRYDPYSNFYNPGWRDHPNLKWDKDQHSWPQFQQQVHQPAAPKAAWEVAIEKLANITTHEIQNLHASMKNMEKQIGQIAVQVSERAPGTFSSQTIPNPRGREECNAIQTLRSGKSYNNIHENFVGNSQAVELPQTTSANFTNSEISADSGQSQDRSENTAEATTKTA, via the coding sequence ATGGTCAGCACCCGTTCAACAGTGCAGAAATTGATTCCACTTAATCCAGAACTTGAGCAGAATTTAAGGAGGAGACGTAGGGAGCAAATTTTGCAGTGGGTTCCTCCTCTGCAGGGAACTTTTCTACAGCCTTTAAATTCTGGAGACCTGCACAGTAAAGGAAAAATGACATTCGTTATTCCAGAGGCGGGTTTGCCTTTGGGTGATTCTTTAACAGCCCATACCACAAACATACCAAGTTGCATTACTTATCCGGCAGTGGAGGAAGGGTCTACatttgaaataaagcagcacatGTTGAATATTCTACCTACATTTCATGGGTTATCATCTGACGATCCAAACATGCATATTGCAGAATTTTTAATGGGTTGCAAAAATATTTTGGTGAGGGGATTTTCAGCCGAATCTATTAAGCTTTGTTTGTTTCCATACACTCTAAAAGATCAAGCAAGGAGATGGCTTCTCACGCTCCCATCTGGAAGCATTACAACTTGGGCCCAACtcagtgaaatttttttaaacaagtatTATCCAGCTTCGAAGACTCTTGACATGAGAACTCAGATTTTATCATTTGCCCAAAAGCCAAATGAAGAGTTTCATGAGGCGTGGGAGCGGTTCAAAGAGTTGATTAGAAAATGTCCACATCCGGGTATTAACACTACTGAtcaaatgcatatattttttAGAGGGTTAAATATGACTACAAAAACTCTTGTCAACGCTTCATGCGGAGGTTCGTACAAAGATAAAAATGCACAAGAGGCTTGtttattatttgaaaaaatggcaGCAGATACACAACAATGGGCAGTTGAGCAGCCACAATCTAGATCTGTTTTTGAGATGTCAAATGGTTCACCATATGTGCCggcacaaattgaaaaaatggagaaaaagctTGAAAGatttgatgcaaaatttgacatgttattaCAAAGAATTTCGGGTTCACAGGTTGTTGTACAACAGCCTTTACAAGCTGCCTGCAGCATTTGCAGCTTgacaaatcatgattttttgagCTGTCCACATAAAGATGCTTATCCGGAGTTTATAGTGGAGCAGGTTAATtcatttaataattttcaaCGTCCCAGATATGACCCGTATTCAAATTTCTACAacccaggttggagagatcatcctaaTTTAAAGTGGGACAAAGATCAGCACTCTTGGCCTCAATTTCAACAGCAGGTACATCAACCTGCTGCACCTAAGGCTGCTTGGGAggttgcaattgaaaaattagCAAATATTACCACTCATGAAATCCAAAATCTGCATGCATCAatgaaaaatatggaaaaaCAAATTGGGCAAATTGCTGTGCAGGTTTCAGAAAGAGCTCCTGGTACATTTTCTAGTCAAACAATACCTAATCCAAGAGGACGAGAAGAATGCAATGCTATACAGACTTTACGGTCTGGCAAAAGTTACAACAACATACAtgaaaattttgttggaaattcGCAGGCAGTAGAACTGCCTCAAACTACATCTGCAAATTTTACAAATTCTGAAATTTCTGCAGATTCTGGGCAGTCCCAAGACAGATCCGAAAATACTGCAGAAGCTACCACAAAAACTGCATAA